A single region of the Corallococcus silvisoli genome encodes:
- a CDS encoding PAS domain-containing sensor histidine kinase, with the protein MPQPVFQRLPGALPTPGVPEETLPFLGALLNAPGWGVALLDVDSRFLWMNDLLASLCGRPSPLCVGRFLAEAWPGLAPPLSPLLARAQSGERVAEELVSGRFGEVGTLRHLTVSALPASLGAGVLLLLRDNSSRLREEAALRASEEHMRSIVEISCDGYFFHDRGQFLEISPGLGRLLGYYETAEMIGRNILEWVAPEFRAPARDVMDRGVEAPYELAVLHRDGRRIPVEVMGRPATYQGRAVRLGAVWDVSIRKASEERLTRMEHFREQFLDAAGDGFKAPLQRLHFDVLALQHAPAIPESLTEQVGRVGQGVRRVERLIRQLLDFTRARLSGGLPVQATSVHLGQLAERVVADRRQAHPGRDLRLVTGGDLQGTWDAERLTQLMDSLVGNALHHGPVTSSVVLQLQGRWDGITVQVHDPDCRVPPEYQGTLFEPFKHRAVCAADDGLGLSLFIVRQIALAHGGRISVESGAADGTRFIVWLPRTDCPVASGS; encoded by the coding sequence ATGCCGCAGCCTGTGTTCCAACGGCTTCCCGGAGCCCTTCCGACCCCGGGGGTTCCCGAGGAGACCCTGCCCTTCCTGGGCGCGTTGCTCAACGCGCCGGGTTGGGGGGTGGCGCTGCTGGACGTGGACTCCCGCTTCCTGTGGATGAACGACCTGCTGGCGTCGCTGTGCGGCCGGCCGTCGCCGCTGTGCGTGGGGCGCTTCCTGGCGGAGGCGTGGCCGGGGCTGGCGCCGCCGCTGTCGCCGCTGCTCGCGCGGGCGCAGTCCGGCGAGCGGGTGGCGGAGGAGCTGGTGTCGGGCCGCTTCGGCGAGGTGGGCACGCTGCGCCACCTCACGGTGAGCGCGCTGCCGGCGTCTTTAGGGGCGGGCGTGCTGCTGCTGCTGCGCGACAACTCCTCGCGCCTTCGCGAGGAGGCGGCGCTGCGCGCGAGCGAGGAGCACATGCGCTCCATCGTGGAGATCTCCTGTGACGGGTACTTCTTCCACGACCGCGGGCAGTTCCTGGAGATAAGCCCCGGCCTGGGGCGCCTCCTGGGCTACTACGAGACGGCGGAGATGATCGGCCGGAACATCCTGGAGTGGGTGGCGCCGGAGTTCCGCGCCCCCGCCCGCGACGTGATGGACCGCGGCGTGGAGGCCCCGTACGAGCTGGCGGTCCTCCACCGCGACGGGCGCCGCATCCCGGTGGAGGTGATGGGCCGTCCGGCCACCTATCAGGGCCGCGCGGTCCGGCTGGGCGCGGTGTGGGACGTGAGCATCCGCAAGGCCTCCGAGGAGCGCCTGACGCGCATGGAGCACTTCCGCGAGCAGTTCCTGGACGCGGCGGGCGACGGCTTCAAGGCCCCGCTCCAGCGGCTCCACTTCGACGTGCTCGCCCTCCAGCACGCCCCGGCGATTCCGGAGTCCCTGACGGAGCAGGTGGGGCGGGTGGGCCAGGGCGTGCGGCGGGTGGAGCGGTTGATCCGCCAGCTGCTGGACTTCACCCGCGCCCGGCTGTCCGGCGGGCTGCCCGTGCAGGCCACCTCCGTCCACCTGGGACAGCTGGCGGAGCGCGTGGTGGCGGACCGACGCCAGGCCCACCCGGGCCGCGACCTGCGGCTCGTCACCGGCGGCGACCTCCAGGGCACCTGGGACGCGGAGCGGCTCACCCAGCTGATGGATTCGCTCGTGGGCAACGCCCTGCACCACGGGCCGGTGACGTCATCCGTGGTGCTCCAACTTCAGGGCCGGTGGGATGGCATCACGGTCCAGGTGCATGACCCGGACTGCCGGGTGCCGCCGGAGTACCAGGGCACCCTCTTCGAGCCCTTCAAGCACCGCGCGGTCTGCGCCGCGGACGACGGCCTGGGCCTGTCGCTCTTCATCGTCCGGCAGATCGCCCTGGCGCACGGCGGGCGCATCTCCGTGGAGTCGGGGGCGGCGGACGGCACCCGCTTCATCGTGTGGCTGCCCAGGACGGACTGCCCGGTGGCGTCCGGCTCCTGA